In one Papio anubis isolate 15944 chromosome 11, Panubis1.0, whole genome shotgun sequence genomic region, the following are encoded:
- the LOC116268550 gene encoding transcription factor A, mitochondrial: protein MAFLRSMWGVLNALGRSGVELCSGCGSRLRSPFSFVYLPKWFSSVLASCPKKPVSSYLRFSKEQLPIFRAQNPDAKTTELVRRIAKHWRELPDSEKKVYREAYKADWEVYKEEISRFKEQLTPSEITSLEKEILDKRLKRKAVTKRKELIQLGKPKRPRSAYNIYVAERFQEAKGDSPQEKLKTVKENWKNLSDSEKEIYIQLAKEDEIRYHNEMKSWEEHMIEIGRKDLLRRTIKQRQKYGAEEYYK, encoded by the coding sequence ATGGCGTTTCTCCGGAGCATGTGGGGCGTGCTGAATGCGCTGGGAAGGTCCGGAGTGGAGCTGTGCAGCGGCTGTGGGAGTCGACTGCGCTCCCCCTTCAGTTTTGTGTATTTACCGAAGTGGTTTTCATCTGTCTTGGCAAGTTGTCCAAAGAAACCTGTAAGTTCTTACCTTCGATTTTCTAAAGAACAACTACCCATATTTAGAGCTCAGAACCCAGATGCAAAAACTACAGAACTAGTTAGAAGAATTGCCAAGCATTGGAGGGAACTTCCTGATTCAGAGAAAAAAGTATATCGAGAGGCTTATAAGGCGGACTGGGAGGTATACAAAGAAGAGATAAGCAGATTTAAAGAACAGCTAACTCCAAGTGAGATTACATCTTTGGAAAAAGAAATCCTGGACAAGCGTTTAAAAAGGAAAGctgtgacaaaaagaaaagagttaataCAGCTTGGAAAACCAAAAAGACCTCGTTCAGCTTATAACATTTATGTAGCTGAAAGATTCCAAGAAGCTAAGGGTGATTCACCGCAGGAAAAGCTGAAGACTgtaaaggaaaactggaaaaatctgtctgattctgaaaaggaaatatatattcaGCTTGCTAAAGAGGACGAAATTCGTTATCATAATGAAATGAAGTCTTGGGAAGAACACATGATTGAAATTGGACGAAAGGATCTTCTACGTCGCACAATAAAGCAACGACAAAAATATGGTGCTGAGGAGTATTACAAGTAG